The following are encoded in a window of Pseudophaeobacter arcticus DSM 23566 genomic DNA:
- a CDS encoding DUF6878 family protein, with amino-acid sequence MLESQRRAAEQRVETRAALLSELRAIGVTGIEVQYEGYGDSGNVEDVVVTPDTITLTEELRRRVEDFGWDFAYALSPGFENNEGGYGELTWALEADKSDVSHSNRYIETDTTEHEGL; translated from the coding sequence ATGCTCGAATCCCAGAGACGCGCTGCCGAACAGCGGGTCGAGACCCGCGCGGCGCTTCTCTCCGAGCTGCGCGCCATCGGCGTAACCGGCATCGAGGTGCAATACGAAGGCTACGGCGATTCCGGCAATGTCGAGGACGTTGTCGTGACGCCCGACACGATCACCCTCACGGAAGAGCTACGGCGCCGGGTCGAGGACTTCGGCTGGGACTTCGCCTATGCGCTCAGCCCCGGCTTCGAGAACAACGAAGGCGGCTATGGTGAACTGACCTGGGCGCTCGAGGCGGACAAGAGCGATGTCAGCCACTCGAACCGCTATATCGAAACCGACACCACCGAACATGAGGGGCTCTGA
- a CDS encoding ParB/RepB/Spo0J family partition protein, which translates to MAKTKTTTRSKPATSKKTETAGSAAPDGAADIRMIPLDQLEPSQLNVRKVAASASDDAELLASIRETGIKQNLVVHALSETRFAVDAGGRRLKSLKQLAEDGVIPADHPVPCLVEDERNAILTSATENLQRAAMHPADQFEAFDKMIGEGRSEDEIALKFGVSVDLVRRRLKLARVAPEIIERFRAGDLTLECVMAFTLTDDHDRQLAVWNAVKGGYHIHPQSIKRQLTETAHSANSALGRFVGIEAYEAAGGVLLRDLFDDRASAHMENPELLERLAIEKLQAAAKPFEGTWKWVEVHPSVDYGAFRSFGRVYPQDIEPDPDLLAEEERLIAREEELAAQNDGEDWTDAETEEYYAIEPRLREIEALQRERQPYAEEDRAIAGVVLTIGHDGALRVEKGLVRPEDIPAAAVPGEDSADAGDAPSSARPHVTPPTSSSPVPTSDPAATLRKADGISASLADDLRATRQHILRAHLAADFEVAFDVMLYALCEQALGRSYNNEALDISVRPFQAQNREVLHADTVAQKMLEALEQDLATNWMKLEKPEDFRAMSALPIADKQALFAWATGLAVKPQLSSDNRPSPIIEEIGARLDVDVAACWRPTAQNYWGRVNKGHAVATARKLIGDDYAEDRNRERKGDIAAAMERAFAETAGATEGFDAATVAKTTRWLPDGMLFGGATEAVANMGNDLREAEEGDVPASDTQIDAEKDEPSSLPAFLSGDAA; encoded by the coding sequence ATGGCCAAGACCAAAACCACGACGCGTTCGAAACCCGCCACCTCAAAGAAAACCGAAACCGCCGGATCGGCTGCGCCTGACGGCGCCGCCGACATCCGGATGATCCCGCTCGACCAGCTGGAGCCGAGCCAACTCAACGTCCGCAAAGTCGCCGCGAGCGCTAGCGACGACGCCGAACTCCTCGCCAGCATCCGCGAGACAGGCATCAAACAGAACCTAGTGGTTCATGCGCTGTCAGAGACACGTTTTGCTGTTGACGCCGGTGGCCGTCGCCTCAAATCGCTGAAACAGCTGGCCGAGGACGGTGTGATCCCCGCAGACCACCCGGTGCCCTGCCTCGTCGAGGACGAACGCAACGCCATCCTCACCTCCGCCACAGAAAACCTTCAGCGCGCAGCCATGCATCCGGCGGACCAGTTCGAAGCTTTCGACAAGATGATTGGCGAAGGGCGCAGCGAGGACGAAATTGCGCTGAAATTCGGTGTCTCCGTCGACCTGGTACGCCGTCGGCTGAAACTCGCCCGTGTCGCGCCCGAAATCATCGAGCGATTTCGCGCGGGGGATCTGACCCTCGAATGTGTGATGGCCTTCACGCTGACCGATGATCATGATCGCCAGCTGGCGGTCTGGAACGCGGTGAAGGGCGGCTATCACATCCATCCGCAGAGCATCAAACGCCAGCTGACCGAGACCGCGCATTCGGCGAACTCGGCCCTCGGGCGCTTTGTCGGCATCGAGGCCTATGAGGCGGCGGGCGGCGTTCTGCTTCGCGATCTCTTCGACGATCGCGCCAGCGCCCATATGGAAAACCCCGAACTCCTGGAGCGCCTCGCCATCGAGAAGCTGCAGGCAGCGGCCAAACCCTTCGAGGGAACGTGGAAATGGGTCGAGGTGCATCCCTCGGTGGACTACGGCGCGTTTCGGAGTTTCGGACGGGTCTATCCGCAGGATATCGAACCGGATCCGGACCTGCTCGCCGAAGAGGAACGTCTCATCGCGCGTGAAGAAGAACTGGCGGCGCAGAATGACGGCGAGGATTGGACCGACGCCGAGACCGAAGAATATTACGCCATCGAGCCGCGTTTGCGCGAGATCGAGGCTCTGCAGCGGGAGCGGCAGCCTTATGCCGAGGAAGATCGTGCTATCGCCGGTGTCGTTCTGACCATCGGTCATGACGGTGCGCTGCGTGTCGAGAAAGGCCTCGTGCGGCCAGAAGATATCCCCGCTGCGGCGGTGCCGGGCGAAGATAGTGCTGATGCGGGTGATGCTCCCTCCTCTGCCCGCCCGCATGTGACGCCGCCGACCTCCTCTTCGCCCGTGCCGACCTCCGACCCAGCGGCCACTTTGCGCAAGGCGGACGGCATTTCGGCGAGCCTGGCGGATGATCTGCGTGCCACGCGTCAGCACATCCTCAGGGCGCATCTGGCGGCGGATTTCGAAGTGGCGTTCGATGTGATGCTCTACGCGCTCTGCGAGCAGGCTCTGGGGCGGTCCTACAACAATGAGGCGCTCGACATCTCGGTTCGACCTTTCCAGGCGCAAAACCGCGAGGTGCTGCATGCGGATACCGTCGCCCAGAAAATGCTCGAGGCGCTGGAACAGGATCTCGCCACAAACTGGATGAAGCTGGAGAAACCCGAGGACTTCCGGGCGATGTCGGCACTACCGATTGCGGATAAGCAGGCGCTTTTCGCCTGGGCGACGGGTCTGGCGGTCAAGCCGCAGCTCTCCTCCGACAATCGTCCCTCCCCCATCATCGAGGAGATCGGCGCGCGGCTCGATGTCGATGTGGCGGCCTGCTGGCGCCCGACCGCCCAAAACTATTGGGGTCGGGTCAACAAGGGCCATGCAGTGGCTACGGCGCGCAAGCTGATCGGCGACGATTACGCCGAGGATCGCAATCGCGAGCGCAAGGGCGATATCGCCGCGGCGATGGAGCGGGCTTTTGCCGAAACAGCCGGCGCGACGGAAGGTTTCGACGCCGCGACGGTTGCGAAGACGACGCGCTGGCTGCCCGACGGGATGTTGTTTGGCGGTGCGACGGAGGCTGTTGCCAACATGGGTAACGATTTGCGCGAGGCCGAAGAAGGCGACGTGCCCGCCTCAGATACTCAGATCGATGCCGAGAAAGACGAGCCGTCATCTTTGCCCGCTTTCCTCAGCGGGGATGCAGCCTGA
- a CDS encoding TetR/AcrR family transcriptional regulator, with protein MRERKMAEVLFGAREVFFRCGYEGATVDAIAAEGKVSKATMYSYYPTKEQLFLSVVESECGRLAEEILRPLSAGPEPRAQLEKLALRMIDLVLDETYIRLLRTCIGATEMLPEVGEVYFRAGPKRARELISKVLERLSREGALEIDNPPRVADHFIHLCVSGLLMPRLLAVQRTVERDKHAADAVTAFLRLYGSGHRVEL; from the coding sequence ATGCGCGAGAGAAAAATGGCCGAGGTTTTGTTCGGCGCGCGCGAGGTCTTCTTCCGGTGCGGTTATGAAGGCGCCACCGTCGATGCCATTGCCGCCGAAGGGAAAGTGTCGAAGGCAACAATGTATTCGTATTACCCGACCAAGGAGCAGCTGTTTCTGAGCGTCGTGGAATCCGAATGCGGTCGGCTTGCGGAAGAGATCCTCCGACCCTTGTCCGCAGGTCCCGAGCCGCGCGCCCAGTTGGAAAAACTTGCCCTGCGCATGATCGATCTCGTTCTGGACGAAACCTACATCCGCCTTCTGCGGACGTGTATCGGTGCCACCGAGATGCTTCCCGAGGTCGGGGAGGTGTATTTTCGTGCCGGACCGAAACGGGCACGCGAACTCATCAGTAAAGTTCTGGAACGCCTTTCCCGGGAAGGCGCGCTTGAGATCGACAACCCCCCGCGTGTTGCGGATCACTTCATACATCTTTGCGTTTCTGGACTGTTGATGCCACGCCTGCTGGCCGTGCAAAGAACAGTCGAGCGGGACAAGCATGCGGCCGATGCAGTCACTGCATTCCTGCGACTCTACGGGAGCGGACATAGAGTAGAGCTCTGA
- a CDS encoding glutathione S-transferase family protein — translation MKLYNANFSPNALRVRAVAHELGVDLEIVQVDIRAGDNRAAEFLARNPNAKVPVLEDGNFVLWESRAICAYLAGLRPEAGLYPEGRKARSLVDQWTWWQAIHLGPAMQKLSFELFLKEKFGMGDPDPTVVEAERKATDQFLAVLETGLDGKDWIAGALSLADFYLATTFMYRDQAGILLDQYPGVASWIDRLEARDSWQEAVAPLRALFR, via the coding sequence ATGAAACTCTACAACGCGAATTTCTCGCCCAATGCGCTGCGTGTGCGGGCGGTGGCACACGAACTGGGCGTGGACCTCGAAATCGTCCAGGTCGACATCCGGGCCGGGGACAACCGCGCGGCGGAATTTCTCGCTCGCAATCCCAATGCAAAGGTGCCCGTTTTGGAGGACGGGAATTTCGTGCTTTGGGAATCCCGGGCAATTTGTGCCTATCTGGCGGGGCTTCGGCCCGAGGCGGGCCTCTATCCTGAGGGCCGCAAGGCGCGGTCCCTCGTCGATCAATGGACCTGGTGGCAAGCGATCCACCTTGGCCCGGCGATGCAGAAATTGTCCTTTGAGCTGTTTCTCAAAGAGAAATTCGGCATGGGCGATCCCGATCCGACCGTGGTCGAAGCGGAACGAAAAGCCACAGATCAGTTCCTTGCCGTTCTGGAAACCGGACTCGACGGCAAGGACTGGATCGCAGGCGCACTCAGCCTTGCCGACTTCTATCTTGCGACCACCTTCATGTATCGCGATCAAGCGGGGATTTTACTGGACCAGTACCCAGGAGTTGCGAGTTGGATCGACCGGCTAGAAGCGCGTGACAGCTGGCAAGAGGCTGTGGCACCCCTAAGGGCGCTTTTCCGCTGA
- a CDS encoding SDR family oxidoreductase: MASFQNGPFIVTGASGQLGRQVIDQLIEAGAGPIIAVTRNADKLAEFRDKGVDVRQGDFNAPETLGPAIAGGKRILIISTEDLEPGKRLAAHSNAITAAREAGIAHIVYTSLASPVPESPITFSKDHQNTEKLIEQSGASYTILRNNLYTDLLLMSGPQAIDMGQLFAAAGDGRASYVTRADCARAAAAALMNATDREVLDITGPESTGQADIAALLSDIAGKDIPYVPMPAEDMVQAMIANGLPEFMARVFVSFDQAIAEGYLDVASDDLKTLTGKSGQSVTDFLTENRAVLLRAPQ, from the coding sequence ATGGCAAGCTTTCAGAACGGACCATTTATCGTCACAGGCGCCTCCGGCCAGCTTGGACGCCAGGTAATCGATCAACTGATCGAGGCGGGCGCCGGTCCGATCATCGCGGTCACGCGCAACGCCGACAAACTCGCCGAGTTCAGGGACAAGGGGGTGGATGTTCGCCAAGGCGATTTCAACGCGCCCGAAACACTGGGTCCGGCCATCGCGGGCGGCAAGCGGATCCTGATCATCTCCACCGAGGATCTGGAGCCGGGCAAACGGCTCGCGGCTCATTCCAATGCGATCACCGCCGCACGCGAGGCGGGTATCGCCCACATCGTCTATACCTCGCTTGCCAGCCCGGTACCCGAAAGCCCCATCACTTTCAGCAAGGATCATCAGAATACCGAGAAGCTGATCGAGCAAAGCGGCGCCAGCTACACGATCCTTCGCAACAACCTTTACACGGATCTGTTGCTTATGAGCGGACCGCAGGCGATCGACATGGGGCAGCTCTTTGCCGCGGCAGGGGACGGACGGGCGAGTTACGTCACGCGCGCCGACTGCGCCCGCGCCGCCGCTGCCGCGCTGATGAATGCGACCGACCGCGAGGTCCTGGACATCACCGGGCCCGAATCCACCGGCCAGGCCGATATCGCGGCGCTTTTGTCGGACATCGCCGGCAAGGACATCCCCTACGTTCCGATGCCGGCCGAAGACATGGTGCAGGCGATGATCGCAAATGGCCTGCCCGAGTTCATGGCGCGTGTTTTCGTCTCTTTCGACCAGGCAATCGCCGAAGGCTACCTTGATGTGGCCAGCGACGATCTCAAGACGCTCACCGGCAAGTCCGGACAGTCGGTTACCGATTTCCTGACCGAAAACCGGGCGGTGCTTCTTCGGGCGCCGCAGTAA
- a CDS encoding DUF3768 domain-containing protein has translation MTTTLDLDPVKEAALIAAQNDAFRRSILGTTPVADAPKGQFVMTRGVAALEPEAQLALTRSVASFDGFNADSDPHGWHEMGVIDLDGTTVWFKIDLYDTDYQFGSPEPSDPQQTRRVLILLLPSEY, from the coding sequence ATGACCACCACACTAGATCTCGATCCCGTCAAGGAAGCCGCCCTGATCGCCGCTCAGAATGATGCCTTTCGCCGCTCCATCCTCGGGACAACCCCCGTCGCGGACGCACCAAAGGGCCAGTTTGTCATGACGCGCGGCGTTGCAGCACTTGAGCCGGAGGCCCAGCTTGCTCTCACCCGCAGCGTGGCTTCATTTGACGGGTTCAACGCTGACAGCGATCCTCATGGCTGGCACGAGATGGGCGTCATCGACCTCGACGGCACCACGGTCTGGTTCAAGATCGACCTCTACGACACCGACTATCAATTTGGTTCGCCCGAGCCATCCGACCCCCAACAGACACGCCGGGTCCTGATCCTGCTTCTGCCGTCAGAATACTGA
- a CDS encoding winged helix-turn-helix transcriptional regulator has product MKSVQPASCPMEALLRVITGPWTIYILWVLSEQGPQRFGATKRLVPGISTRVLTERLRMLEHAGVVWREQAMTIPPAVTYGLTERGAELRGVLDTLGSIARRWEAEGAFDGTARSAE; this is encoded by the coding sequence ATGAAAAGCGTCCAACCAGCTTCCTGCCCGATGGAGGCGCTGCTGCGTGTCATCACGGGACCTTGGACGATTTATATCCTTTGGGTTCTGTCCGAACAGGGTCCACAGCGTTTCGGCGCGACCAAACGGCTGGTGCCTGGAATTTCCACCCGGGTCCTGACTGAGAGGCTGAGAATGCTGGAACATGCCGGCGTGGTCTGGCGCGAGCAGGCCATGACCATCCCGCCCGCTGTCACATACGGGCTGACTGAACGCGGCGCGGAGCTGCGCGGTGTGCTGGACACCCTTGGATCCATTGCGCGCCGCTGGGAGGCAGAGGGTGCTTTCGACGGGACAGCACGCTCGGCGGAATGA
- a CDS encoding DoxX family protein: MSDNVAKYVYWIATGLVALVYLGAAAFYISSHDMVAGMYREVLGYPTYIIWPLAILKIVGAVVILCRPSAVLADWAYAAMFWHLVLAFGAHVGAGDPGWPPALATWVFLIISWLTANRVRAVKSAYAPAVPAAPT, translated from the coding sequence GTGAGTGACAACGTGGCAAAATATGTCTACTGGATCGCGACCGGCCTTGTGGCGCTGGTCTATCTGGGTGCGGCGGCCTTCTACATCTCATCCCACGACATGGTCGCGGGCATGTATCGCGAGGTGTTGGGCTATCCCACATACATCATCTGGCCACTCGCAATTTTGAAGATCGTCGGTGCGGTTGTGATCCTCTGCCGCCCTTCGGCGGTGCTGGCAGATTGGGCCTATGCGGCAATGTTCTGGCATCTGGTGCTCGCCTTCGGGGCGCATGTGGGCGCAGGCGATCCGGGTTGGCCGCCGGCGCTGGCGACCTGGGTATTCCTGATCATCTCGTGGCTGACCGCCAATCGCGTGCGTGCGGTCAAGTCGGCCTATGCACCGGCAGTTCCGGCAGCGCCAACCTGA
- a CDS encoding TetR/AcrR family transcriptional regulator: MTIQSKMQAKNASPRILGAARAIAHREGAGKITIDAVAREADLSKGGVLYNFPTKRALLAGLLDEMLAEHRERLASVPEDRRSRTLRGHLEAIVQARAVDDDLSMAILAAAASDPRLLDPLRAELTGDLERILSDTQDTPGAMVVVLAIQGLRFQKLLGLPDGGADLRGRVIEQLRAMINELE; this comes from the coding sequence ATGACCATACAATCCAAAATGCAGGCAAAGAATGCGTCACCAAGGATCCTCGGCGCTGCGCGGGCAATTGCGCACAGAGAGGGCGCGGGAAAGATTACGATCGACGCCGTCGCGCGTGAGGCCGATCTCAGTAAAGGCGGGGTCTTATACAATTTTCCGACCAAGAGAGCGCTTCTTGCCGGGCTGCTTGATGAGATGCTCGCAGAACATCGCGAACGCCTGGCATCAGTCCCGGAAGATCGCAGATCCCGCACCCTGCGTGGGCACCTGGAAGCAATCGTGCAAGCCAGAGCCGTCGATGACGACCTCTCGATGGCGATTCTCGCGGCTGCCGCGTCAGATCCGCGGCTGCTCGATCCGCTACGGGCTGAACTGACCGGCGACCTTGAGCGTATCCTGTCCGACACACAAGACACTCCGGGTGCTATGGTTGTCGTCCTAGCGATCCAGGGACTTCGGTTCCAGAAACTTCTGGGCCTTCCCGACGGTGGCGCGGATCTCAGGGGACGCGTCATCGAGCAATTGAGGGCCATGATTAATGAACTCGAATAG
- a CDS encoding DODA-type extradiol aromatic ring-opening family dioxygenase, giving the protein MTEKQPTVFVPHGGGPCFFMDWNPPDAWDRHRKFLEDLPASLPARPKALLVISGHWEERVFTLQTNPAPPLLFDYQGFPQHTYQLTWPAPGEPALATRVRALLEGAGFQTGADAVRGFDHGVFVPLKVAFPEADIPTVQLSLRDDLDPEAHLAVGRALAPLRDEGVLIIGSGNTYHNMGKMMRAMRGGPDRPVNGGDFDRWLTSAVTHEDPAVRHAMLAEWDQAPGARDANPREEHLIPLHVVAGAALADRGEKTLEDDVLGAVESAFRFG; this is encoded by the coding sequence ATGACTGAAAAGCAGCCGACAGTGTTTGTTCCCCATGGGGGTGGCCCCTGTTTCTTCATGGACTGGAACCCGCCTGACGCCTGGGATCGGCACCGCAAATTCCTTGAGGACTTGCCTGCGAGCCTGCCGGCAAGGCCCAAGGCGCTCCTCGTGATCTCGGGCCATTGGGAAGAGCGGGTCTTTACCTTGCAGACCAACCCCGCCCCGCCTCTGCTGTTCGACTATCAGGGATTTCCGCAGCATACCTATCAGCTGACCTGGCCCGCGCCGGGCGAGCCCGCGCTGGCGACCCGCGTACGCGCACTTCTGGAAGGCGCGGGGTTCCAGACCGGGGCCGACGCTGTGCGTGGCTTCGATCACGGGGTATTCGTTCCACTAAAGGTGGCTTTTCCTGAGGCCGACATCCCCACCGTCCAATTGAGCCTGCGCGACGATCTCGACCCCGAGGCGCATCTTGCCGTCGGTCGCGCGTTGGCGCCCTTGCGCGACGAAGGGGTGCTGATCATCGGATCCGGCAATACCTATCACAACATGGGCAAGATGATGCGGGCGATGAGGGGCGGACCGGACCGCCCGGTGAACGGCGGAGACTTTGACCGATGGCTCACGAGTGCGGTGACCCATGAGGACCCCGCAGTGCGCCATGCCATGCTGGCCGAGTGGGATCAGGCGCCCGGCGCCCGCGACGCCAATCCGCGCGAGGAACATCTGATCCCGTTGCACGTCGTGGCCGGGGCCGCGCTTGCGGATCGGGGGGAGAAGACCCTCGAAGATGACGTGTTGGGCGCGGTCGAAAGCGCGTTTAGATTTGGATAG
- a CDS encoding luciferase domain-containing protein encodes MSFELPPRQGPRPDTTDCAPHEQVSQTSSAEIHALFKEKAFALPFVERCRSGISVPGAEALVLPVAHACGPREAFMIGREFAHVHPSYDGSSHMMLPLAAVEELIANGWGEPHPMASAGHIPANAVMAFAPRDGSEVDVMIKILTTSWDFARGKLANPAQVHIHG; translated from the coding sequence ATGAGCTTCGAACTTCCCCCGCGGCAGGGCCCGCGCCCCGACACCACCGATTGCGCCCCGCATGAGCAGGTGTCGCAGACCTCCTCGGCAGAGATCCACGCATTGTTCAAGGAGAAGGCCTTCGCCCTGCCCTTCGTCGAGCGCTGCCGGTCGGGCATCTCGGTGCCCGGCGCCGAAGCACTGGTCTTGCCGGTGGCGCATGCCTGCGGCCCGCGTGAAGCCTTCATGATCGGACGCGAATTTGCCCATGTGCATCCCTCCTATGACGGTTCGTCGCACATGATGCTGCCTCTGGCGGCGGTCGAGGAACTCATCGCCAACGGCTGGGGCGAACCGCACCCGATGGCGTCGGCCGGACACATCCCGGCAAATGCCGTCATGGCCTTTGCGCCGCGCGATGGGTCAGAGGTCGACGTCATGATCAAAATCCTGACAACGAGCTGGGACTTCGCCCGCGGCAAGCTGGCCAACCCCGCGCAGGTTCACATCCACGGCTGA
- a CDS encoding type II toxin-antitoxin system ParD family antitoxin: MASTSVTLGPHWDEFIALMLKEGRYGSTSELIRASLRLMEEQEGQRARLRVALMEGKQSGDAGPLDMDAIKREARSRSGASDA, encoded by the coding sequence ATGGCAAGCACAAGCGTCACACTTGGCCCCCATTGGGACGAATTCATTGCCCTGATGCTGAAGGAGGGGCGCTACGGGTCAACCAGCGAGCTGATCCGCGCCTCTTTGCGCCTGATGGAAGAGCAGGAAGGTCAGCGGGCGCGGCTTCGCGTTGCATTGATGGAGGGCAAACAATCCGGTGATGCTGGCCCGCTCGACATGGACGCGATCAAGCGCGAAGCGCGGAGCCGCTCCGGCGCTTCTGATGCGTGA
- a CDS encoding helix-turn-helix domain-containing protein codes for MTPQASTFSDDFDDPLIITEGDEEAHEEDLWFLPGPLEEEPDDLPPGPRAEPPDTVVIEDWAKAEGAHTARLAKVAGRLGALDDRLLRGPEGWRHRLALIEAADLSWFAGDRVSPDRLALWISMRLSGVQDDSEALARAGWAVRRLTSGPEPMVDLASFLDRRDPEKFEDNAERFDERAGSWLDVMTAAVDLHPITSACMGFHLWSLAGLGQYGDRIEAAVTAGRIAASDGNGAIFAPLAMGGAGGLRASGVPPERLARWLDGMNSAILTAMRHLDLVETWTVQAEGELAKLSGKTPPALLTLFAEWPLVSAPMAETQIGASRAAMQRNLAWMEKKGLIREVTGQGRFRMWRIAA; via the coding sequence ATGACGCCGCAAGCATCTACTTTTAGTGATGATTTCGATGACCCTCTCATCATTACCGAGGGGGATGAGGAGGCTCACGAAGAAGACCTCTGGTTTCTGCCCGGGCCGCTCGAAGAGGAACCGGATGATCTGCCTCCCGGGCCGCGGGCGGAACCGCCTGATACCGTAGTCATCGAAGATTGGGCAAAGGCAGAGGGTGCTCATACTGCGCGGCTGGCAAAGGTGGCTGGACGCCTGGGTGCTCTGGATGACCGGTTGCTGCGCGGCCCGGAGGGCTGGCGGCACAGACTGGCTCTAATAGAGGCGGCGGATCTCAGCTGGTTCGCAGGCGATCGTGTGAGCCCCGATCGGCTGGCGCTTTGGATATCCATGCGTTTGTCTGGAGTGCAGGATGACTCGGAAGCACTGGCCCGGGCCGGATGGGCCGTGCGACGCCTGACAAGTGGTCCGGAGCCAATGGTAGATTTGGCGTCCTTCCTGGATCGGCGTGATCCTGAGAAGTTCGAGGACAATGCCGAGCGCTTTGACGAGCGTGCAGGGAGCTGGCTGGACGTGATGACAGCAGCGGTTGACCTCCACCCGATCACGAGCGCTTGCATGGGGTTTCACCTCTGGAGTCTGGCTGGCCTCGGCCAATATGGAGACCGTATTGAGGCCGCTGTAACTGCTGGTAGGATCGCGGCCAGCGACGGCAATGGAGCCATCTTTGCGCCGCTGGCCATGGGCGGGGCAGGGGGGCTGCGGGCCTCGGGCGTGCCACCTGAACGCTTGGCCCGCTGGTTGGACGGGATGAACAGCGCGATACTAACGGCGATGCGGCATTTGGATTTGGTTGAGACTTGGACGGTTCAGGCAGAGGGCGAACTGGCGAAACTATCAGGCAAGACGCCTCCTGCTTTGCTAACTCTCTTCGCGGAATGGCCTCTGGTGTCCGCGCCGATGGCTGAGACTCAGATCGGTGCCAGTCGCGCGGCGATGCAACGAAACCTCGCGTGGATGGAAAAGAAAGGCTTGATCCGCGAGGTTACAGGGCAGGGGCGGTTCCGGATGTGGCGGATTGCAGCTTAG
- a CDS encoding DUF6915 family protein produces the protein MAHPLHHAESSARKFGGIPEDYQHVHDWFDASKEHLALFVHRAHRHHCLGVFEAERQFGHSLTNSAGRVVPIRWIGEQHVREDCQGRIPSLADWLGRIQPEPWMANGRIDNDPTQNGSDPRAAWVAAVANHQTILGFEDWLLKVSVEHVQHRQNRAAA, from the coding sequence ATGGCACACCCCCTCCACCACGCCGAAAGCTCCGCCCGAAAATTTGGTGGTATTCCAGAGGATTACCAACACGTGCATGATTGGTTCGATGCGTCCAAAGAGCACCTGGCCCTCTTCGTCCACAGAGCCCACCGTCACCACTGTCTAGGGGTATTTGAAGCCGAACGACAGTTCGGCCACAGCCTGACCAACAGCGCGGGCCGGGTCGTCCCGATCCGCTGGATCGGCGAGCAGCATGTGCGCGAGGATTGCCAAGGGCGTATCCCGTCGCTGGCGGACTGGCTCGGCCGCATTCAGCCGGAGCCGTGGATGGCCAATGGCCGGATCGACAACGATCCGACGCAGAATGGCAGCGATCCGCGCGCGGCTTGGGTCGCGGCAGTGGCCAATCACCAGACCATTCTCGGCTTCGAGGATTGGCTTCTGAAGGTTTCTGTCGAGCACGTCCAGCATCGCCAGAACCGCGCCGCCGCCTGA